A section of the Pseudomonas flavescens genome encodes:
- the ubiD gene encoding 4-hydroxy-3-polyprenylbenzoate decarboxylase has translation MQYRDLRDFIRGLEQRGELKRIQAPVSPILEMTEICDRTLRKGGPALLFENPTGHNVPVLGNLFGTPKRVALGMGAEEVSELREIGKLLAFLKEPEPPKGLKDAWSKLPIFKKVISMAPKVLKDAPCHEVIEEGDDVDLSKLPIQHCWPGDVAPLITWGLTITKGPNKERQNLGIYRQQVIGRNKVIMRWLSHRGGALDYREWCEKHPGKPYPVCVALGADPATILGAVTPVPDTLSEYAFAGLLRGHRTELVKAIGNDLQVPASAEIVLEGVIHPGETAPEGPYGDHTGYYNEVDTFPVFTIERITRRRDPIYHSTYTGRPPDEPAILGVALNEVFVPILQKQFPEITDFYLPPEGCSYRMAVVTMKKQYPGHAKRVMLGVWSFLRQFMYTKFVIVTDDDINARDWNDVIWAITTRMDPKRDTVMIENTPIDYLDFASPISGLGSKMGLDATHKWPGETNREWGRAIVKDEAVTRRVDEIWSQLGID, from the coding sequence ATGCAGTATCGCGACCTGCGCGACTTTATCCGCGGCCTGGAACAGCGCGGCGAGCTCAAGCGCATTCAGGCGCCGGTGTCGCCAATCCTGGAAATGACCGAGATTTGTGACCGTACCCTGCGCAAGGGCGGCCCGGCATTGCTGTTCGAGAACCCCACTGGCCATAACGTGCCGGTACTCGGCAACCTGTTTGGCACGCCGAAGCGCGTGGCGCTGGGGATGGGCGCGGAAGAGGTGTCGGAGCTGCGCGAGATCGGCAAGCTGCTGGCGTTCCTCAAGGAACCCGAGCCGCCGAAGGGGCTCAAGGATGCCTGGAGCAAGCTGCCGATCTTCAAGAAGGTCATCAGCATGGCGCCCAAGGTGCTCAAGGATGCGCCCTGCCACGAGGTGATCGAAGAAGGCGACGACGTCGACCTTTCCAAGCTGCCGATCCAGCATTGCTGGCCGGGTGACGTGGCGCCGCTGATCACCTGGGGGCTGACGATCACCAAGGGGCCGAACAAGGAGCGCCAGAACCTCGGCATCTACCGCCAGCAGGTCATCGGTCGCAACAAGGTGATCATGCGCTGGCTCAGCCATCGGGGTGGTGCCTTGGACTACCGCGAGTGGTGCGAGAAGCATCCGGGCAAGCCCTATCCGGTGTGCGTGGCCCTGGGTGCTGACCCGGCGACCATTCTCGGCGCCGTGACGCCGGTGCCGGACACCCTGTCCGAATACGCCTTCGCAGGCCTGCTGCGTGGCCATCGCACCGAGCTGGTCAAGGCCATCGGCAATGATCTGCAGGTGCCGGCCAGTGCCGAAATCGTCCTCGAAGGTGTCATCCATCCGGGCGAGACCGCGCCAGAGGGGCCTTACGGCGATCACACCGGCTACTACAACGAGGTCGACACCTTCCCGGTGTTCACCATCGAGCGCATCACCCGCCGTCGTGATCCGATCTACCACTCGACTTACACCGGCCGGCCGCCGGATGAACCGGCGATTCTCGGCGTGGCGCTGAACGAAGTGTTCGTGCCGATTCTGCAGAAGCAGTTTCCCGAGATCACTGACTTCTATCTGCCGCCAGAAGGCTGTTCCTACCGCATGGCTGTGGTGACCATGAAGAAGCAGTACCCCGGCCATGCCAAGCGCGTGATGCTCGGTGTGTGGTCGTTCCTGCGACAGTTCATGTACACCAAGTTCGTTATCGTCACCGACGACGACATCAACGCCCGGGACTGGAACGACGTGATCTGGGCCATCACCACGCGCATGGACCCCAAGCGCGACACGGTGATGATCGAGAACACGCCGATCGATTACCTGGATTTCGCGTCGCCGATTTCCGGCCTGGGTTCGAAGATGGGCCTCGATGCCACCCACAAGTGGCCGGGCGAGACCAATCGCGAGTGGGGGCGGGCGATCGTCAAGGACGAGGCGGTCACGCGCCGGGTCGATGAAATCTGGAGCCAGTTGGGAATCGATTGA
- a CDS encoding CDP-6-deoxy-delta-3,4-glucoseen reductase produces the protein MKVTLQPSGAVLDVDAGERILDAARRLGYTCPQSCRNGNCHVCVALLVEGRVRQDGAELDHGELYTCIAEPLEDCVLHWDGVLAPGELAVRSLGCQVLACIDAGGDVWRVRLRAPAGKPPRYHAGQYLLIERQDGEKSAFSLASAPQEGRDLELHILGREASALNLLQQLREQGVARVQLPFGDAHLAELPDGPLVLIAAGTGMAQMHSLIEECRSRGFEHPVHLYWGARRPEDFYSLPHWEEWQALPNLFLHQVVSDQCGWAGRCGLLHEAIREDFDDLGALHVYASGSPNMVYATLDALVEAGMDAHQMRADVFAYAPR, from the coding sequence ATGAAGGTCACCCTGCAACCCTCCGGCGCGGTGCTCGATGTCGACGCCGGCGAACGCATCCTCGATGCCGCTCGACGCCTCGGCTACACCTGTCCGCAAAGCTGTCGCAATGGTAATTGCCATGTCTGCGTGGCGCTGCTGGTGGAAGGGCGCGTGCGTCAGGACGGCGCCGAGCTCGATCACGGCGAGTTGTACACCTGTATCGCCGAACCCCTGGAAGACTGCGTGCTGCACTGGGATGGCGTGCTCGCGCCTGGTGAGCTCGCGGTGCGCAGCCTGGGCTGCCAGGTGCTGGCATGCATCGACGCGGGCGGCGACGTCTGGCGCGTGCGCCTGCGAGCACCGGCCGGCAAGCCGCCGCGCTACCACGCCGGCCAGTACCTGCTGATCGAGCGTCAGGACGGCGAGAAATCGGCCTTTTCCCTGGCGTCGGCGCCTCAGGAAGGTCGTGATCTGGAGCTGCATATCCTGGGCCGCGAAGCGAGTGCCCTGAACCTCTTGCAGCAACTGCGCGAGCAGGGTGTGGCACGGGTGCAATTGCCGTTCGGCGACGCCCACCTGGCTGAATTGCCGGACGGGCCGCTGGTGCTGATCGCCGCAGGCACCGGCATGGCACAGATGCACAGCCTCATCGAGGAGTGCCGCTCGCGCGGCTTCGAGCACCCGGTGCACCTTTACTGGGGCGCGCGGCGGCCGGAGGATTTCTACAGCTTGCCGCACTGGGAAGAATGGCAGGCACTGCCCAATCTGTTCCTGCACCAGGTGGTCAGCGATCAGTGTGGCTGGGCTGGGCGTTGCGGCCTGCTGCACGAAGCGATACGCGAGGATTTCGACGACCTTGGCGCATTGCATGTCTATGCCAGCGGCTCGCCGAACATGGTCTATGCCACGCTGGATGCGCTGGTAGAAGCGGGCATGGACGCCCACCAGATGCGCGCCGACGTATTCGCCTACGCCCCACGCTAA
- the fecA gene encoding TonB-dependent Fe(3+) dicitrate receptor FecA, with the protein MTLGALGTLPINLAVAAENPATSTATRSYDVPAGPLGAALSRFAAQSGVLLSFDPALTADKSSAGLKGSYGVDEGFARLLQGSDLSTERDADGGYRLHTLRSAAHGEPLQLQASSVVGDWLGSADALDVYNHPGARDVIRRETFEQVGASSAREVLNRIPGVNAPENNGTGSHDLALNFGIRGLNPRLASRSTVLMDGIPVPFAPYGQPQLSLAPISLGNMDAIDVVRGGGAVRYGPQNVGGIVNFVTRAIPDQPTIKGGLQTEVSPSSSQDGFKKTGNLLIGGTNDNGLGGALLYSGTRGSDWRQHSDTQIDDLILKGKYSADDVHTFSAMGQYYEGQADMPGGLSTAAFDADPYQSTRPYDSFWGRRTLASASYAYTPDADRELSVTSFFTKTLRSGFLEQGNFLSLSPREYWVRGIETRYSQAFDTGTLHHEVGVGYRYVSEESHEQRFRNPTSTGVLPSTASLRDRNSRGETEASAVYIDDRIDIGNWTITPGVRYEKIASRQDNKLNGTRAAGRYNTALPALNVLYRVNDRVNLYANTEGSFGAVQYSQMGKALASGDVEPEKARTWELGTRYDDGLLQAEIGAFLINFDNQYESNQQTNDVTARGETRHRGVESSLNYALEALNPALSGLSVYATYTFVDAEIRENGDNKGNQVPFSSRHKGVVGARYETGPWQWGVDGSYQSSQFADNANTKAENAAGNNGEIPGYMVWGLRGAYDFGPQLSDLTVAAGVKNVFAREYYTRSFDDNNSGKYLGQPRTLYVQTSLAF; encoded by the coding sequence ATGACCCTTGGCGCCCTGGGCACGCTTCCGATCAACCTGGCCGTGGCCGCTGAAAACCCCGCGACCAGCACGGCAACCCGCAGCTATGACGTGCCCGCCGGCCCGCTGGGTGCAGCCCTGTCGCGCTTCGCCGCGCAGAGTGGCGTGCTGCTGTCCTTCGACCCTGCCCTGACCGCCGACAAGAGCAGCGCGGGCCTGAAGGGCAGCTACGGAGTCGATGAAGGCTTCGCCCGGCTGCTGCAGGGTAGCGATCTGAGCACCGAGCGGGACGCGGACGGCGGTTACCGCCTGCATACCTTGCGCAGCGCTGCACATGGCGAACCGCTGCAGTTGCAGGCCTCCAGCGTGGTGGGTGACTGGCTCGGCAGCGCCGATGCGCTCGATGTGTACAACCACCCTGGCGCTCGCGACGTGATTCGCCGCGAAACCTTCGAGCAGGTGGGGGCCAGCAGCGCCCGGGAAGTGCTCAACCGCATTCCCGGCGTCAATGCGCCGGAAAACAATGGCACCGGCAGCCACGACCTGGCGCTCAATTTCGGTATCCGCGGTCTCAATCCGCGTCTGGCCTCGCGCTCCACGGTACTGATGGATGGCATCCCGGTGCCCTTCGCCCCTTATGGCCAGCCACAGCTATCCCTGGCCCCGATCTCCCTGGGCAACATGGATGCCATCGATGTGGTGCGTGGCGGCGGCGCGGTGCGTTATGGCCCGCAGAACGTCGGCGGTATCGTCAACTTCGTGACCCGCGCCATCCCTGACCAGCCGACCATCAAAGGCGGCCTGCAGACCGAAGTCAGCCCTTCCAGCAGCCAGGATGGCTTCAAGAAGACCGGCAATCTGCTGATCGGCGGCACCAACGACAATGGCCTGGGTGGCGCGCTGCTCTACTCGGGTACCCGCGGCAGCGACTGGCGCCAGCACAGCGATACGCAGATCGACGACCTGATCCTCAAGGGCAAGTACAGCGCCGACGATGTACACACCTTCTCGGCAATGGGTCAGTACTACGAAGGGCAGGCCGACATGCCGGGGGGCCTCAGCACCGCGGCTTTCGATGCCGATCCGTACCAGTCCACCCGCCCCTACGACAGTTTCTGGGGCCGCCGCACCCTGGCCAGCGCCAGCTACGCCTACACACCGGACGCCGATCGCGAACTCAGCGTGACCAGTTTCTTTACCAAGACCCTGCGCAGCGGTTTCCTCGAGCAAGGCAACTTCCTCTCCCTGTCGCCACGCGAGTACTGGGTGCGCGGCATCGAGACCCGCTACTCCCAAGCCTTCGACACGGGCACCCTGCACCATGAAGTGGGCGTGGGTTACCGCTATGTCAGCGAAGAAAGCCACGAGCAGCGCTTCCGCAATCCGACCAGCACTGGCGTACTGCCCAGCACCGCCAGCTTGCGAGACCGCAACAGCCGCGGCGAAACCGAAGCCAGTGCGGTGTATATCGATGACCGTATCGATATCGGCAACTGGACCATCACCCCTGGCGTGCGCTACGAGAAGATCGCCTCCCGCCAGGACAACAAGCTCAACGGCACCCGTGCCGCCGGGCGCTACAACACCGCCTTGCCGGCGCTGAATGTGCTGTACCGGGTCAATGATCGAGTCAACCTGTACGCCAATACCGAAGGCTCGTTCGGCGCCGTGCAGTACAGCCAGATGGGCAAGGCGCTGGCCAGCGGCGATGTCGAGCCGGAGAAAGCCCGTACCTGGGAACTCGGCACCCGCTATGACGATGGCCTGCTGCAGGCGGAGATCGGCGCCTTCCTGATCAACTTCGACAACCAGTACGAAAGCAATCAGCAGACCAACGACGTCACCGCACGCGGCGAGACCCGTCATCGTGGCGTGGAAAGCAGCCTCAATTACGCGCTCGAGGCGCTGAACCCTGCACTCAGCGGCCTGTCCGTGTACGCCACCTACACCTTCGTCGACGCCGAGATTCGCGAGAACGGCGACAACAAGGGCAATCAGGTGCCCTTCTCGTCGCGGCACAAGGGCGTGGTGGGGGCTCGCTATGAGACCGGCCCGTGGCAGTGGGGCGTGGATGGCAGCTACCAGAGCAGCCAGTTCGCCGACAACGCCAATACCAAAGCGGAAAACGCGGCAGGCAACAACGGCGAGATTCCCGGCTACATGGTCTGGGGGCTGCGCGGCGCTTACGATTTCGGCCCGCAGCTGTCCGACCTGACGGTCGCGGCGGGGGTCAAGAACGTCTTCGCTCGTGAGTACTACACCCGCTCGTTCGACGACAACAACAGCGGCAAGTACCTCGGCCAGCCACGTACCCTGTACGTGCAGACGTCGCTGGCGTTCTGA
- a CDS encoding FecR domain-containing protein produces the protein MKSRTPYQPLSETALDQAAHWFVTLHAGDASEQDQQHWRLWLEASPENARAWACANGVGGHFKGLPVDLARATLGVPAGIGRRRAIKNLAVLIGVAGSGWFALREQPWQRWTADYQTGLAEQGEWRLADGSLLNLNSSSAVRVEFSQAERILHLLDGELLLETGYDPRPLRVITAEGSVRPIGTRFSVTQQAGHSRVAVFSGRVELTPSAAPSSRRQLDSGQVSRLYRASSDTPMPASDDLLAWLHGMLIADDMPLSEFASAFERQRRGRVTCAAAVADLRISGAFPLNDSDRALDSLTANLPVRIRRFTRYWVHIEPR, from the coding sequence ATGAAGTCCCGAACGCCCTACCAACCGTTGTCCGAAACAGCGCTCGACCAGGCTGCACACTGGTTCGTCACCCTGCATGCTGGCGATGCCAGCGAACAGGACCAGCAACACTGGCGGCTGTGGCTCGAAGCCTCCCCCGAGAACGCCCGGGCGTGGGCCTGTGCAAACGGCGTCGGCGGCCACTTCAAGGGGCTGCCAGTCGATCTGGCCAGAGCCACGCTGGGCGTCCCGGCGGGTATCGGCCGTCGCCGTGCGATCAAAAACCTGGCAGTGCTGATCGGCGTTGCCGGCAGCGGCTGGTTCGCCCTGCGCGAGCAGCCCTGGCAGCGTTGGACTGCCGACTATCAGACAGGCCTGGCCGAGCAGGGTGAATGGCGCCTGGCCGACGGCAGCCTCCTGAACCTCAACAGCAGCAGTGCCGTTCGCGTCGAGTTCAGCCAGGCAGAACGCATTCTGCATCTGCTCGATGGCGAGCTGCTTCTGGAAACCGGGTACGATCCCCGTCCGCTGCGGGTGATCACCGCCGAAGGCAGCGTCCGCCCCATCGGCACGCGCTTCTCCGTGACCCAACAAGCCGGACATTCACGGGTCGCGGTATTCAGTGGCCGCGTAGAGCTCACCCCCAGCGCCGCCCCGAGCAGCCGGCGCCAGCTCGACAGCGGACAGGTGTCGCGCCTGTACCGCGCCAGTAGCGACACGCCGATGCCTGCCAGCGATGACCTGCTCGCCTGGCTGCACGGCATGCTGATTGCCGATGACATGCCGCTAAGCGAATTCGCCAGTGCCTTCGAGCGCCAGCGCCGCGGCAGAGTGACTTGCGCGGCGGCGGTGGCCGACCTGCGCATATCCGGCGCATTCCCCCTGAACGACAGTGACCGCGCTCTCGATTCCCTGACCGCCAACCTGCCGGTGCGCATCCGCCGCTTCACCCGCTACTGGGTGCATATCGAGCCGCGCTGA
- a CDS encoding sigma-70 family RNA polymerase sigma factor, whose translation MSTLSCLHDGPVAAHQLYSEHHSWLRLRLQQRLGCAFDAADLAHDTFLRILARRDLADIREPRPYLATVAKGLMVNHLRRKALERAYLESLANLPEDLLPGPEARYLLLETLLEIDALLDGLPARVRQAFLLSQLDGLTYPQIAEHLGVSLSSVKQYMFKAIRHCMQPGL comes from the coding sequence ATGTCGACCTTGTCCTGCCTGCACGACGGCCCCGTCGCTGCGCATCAGCTCTACAGCGAGCACCACAGCTGGTTACGCTTGCGCCTGCAACAGCGCCTGGGCTGTGCATTCGATGCGGCCGACCTGGCCCATGACACCTTCCTGCGCATTCTCGCCCGCCGGGATCTTGCCGATATCCGCGAGCCGCGGCCCTATCTGGCCACCGTCGCCAAAGGCCTGATGGTCAACCACCTACGCCGCAAGGCGCTGGAGCGGGCGTACCTGGAAAGCCTGGCGAATCTCCCCGAAGACCTGCTGCCAGGCCCCGAGGCGCGTTACCTGCTGCTGGAAACCCTGCTGGAAATCGATGCCCTGCTCGACGGCCTGCCTGCCAGGGTTCGCCAGGCCTTCCTGTTGTCGCAGCTCGACGGGCTCACTTACCCGCAGATCGCCGAGCACCTGGGCGTGTCCCTCAGCTCGGTGAAGCAGTACATGTTCAAAGCCATCCGCCACTGCATGCAGCCAGGCCTCTGA
- a CDS encoding NADPH:quinone oxidoreductase family protein — MKALLCKAFGTAETLVLEDLESPRPKANEVLIDIQAAGANFPDTLIIEGKYQFKPPFPFAPGGEVAGVISAVGDKVTHLQVGARVMALTGWGGFAEQVAVPAYNVLPMPDSMDFISAAAFGMTYGTSMHALKQRAGLQAGETLLVLGASGGVGLAAVEIGKAMGARVIAAASSAAKLEVARQAGADELIDYSTQSLKDEVKRLTNGQGADVIYDPVGGDLFDQAARSIAWNGRLLVVGFASGRIPELPVNLMLLKGAAVVGVFWGAFAQRQPADNAANFGQLFTWHAEGKLKPLVSQTYPLADGGAAIDALAQRKAVGKLVVTVR; from the coding sequence ATGAAAGCGCTGCTATGCAAAGCCTTCGGCACCGCCGAAACCCTGGTTTTGGAAGACCTCGAGAGTCCACGCCCCAAGGCCAACGAAGTGCTGATCGATATTCAGGCCGCCGGTGCGAATTTTCCCGACACGCTGATCATCGAAGGCAAATACCAGTTCAAGCCGCCCTTCCCCTTCGCGCCGGGCGGCGAAGTGGCCGGCGTGATCAGCGCGGTTGGCGACAAGGTTACCCATCTACAGGTCGGTGCTCGGGTCATGGCGCTGACCGGCTGGGGCGGTTTCGCCGAGCAGGTCGCGGTGCCGGCCTACAACGTCCTGCCGATGCCCGACAGCATGGACTTCATCAGCGCCGCCGCCTTCGGTATGACCTACGGCACCTCCATGCACGCACTCAAGCAGCGCGCAGGCTTGCAGGCAGGTGAAACCCTGCTGGTGCTCGGTGCCTCCGGCGGCGTTGGCCTGGCAGCGGTGGAGATCGGCAAGGCCATGGGCGCCCGAGTGATCGCCGCAGCGAGCAGCGCTGCCAAGCTGGAAGTGGCCCGACAGGCGGGCGCCGACGAGCTGATCGACTACAGCACGCAGAGCCTCAAGGACGAAGTGAAGCGCCTGACCAACGGCCAGGGTGCCGACGTGATCTACGATCCGGTGGGCGGCGACCTGTTCGATCAGGCAGCGCGCAGCATCGCCTGGAACGGCCGGCTGCTGGTCGTTGGTTTCGCCAGCGGGCGCATCCCGGAACTGCCGGTGAACCTGATGCTGCTCAAGGGCGCTGCAGTGGTCGGTGTATTCTGGGGCGCCTTCGCTCAACGTCAGCCAGCTGACAACGCCGCCAACTTCGGGCAACTTTTCACCTGGCATGCCGAGGGCAAGCTGAAACCACTGGTCTCGCAGACCTACCCGCTGGCCGACGGCGGCGCGGCCATCGATGCCCTCGCGCAACGCAAGGCGGTCGGCAAACTGGTGGTCACGGTGCGCTGA
- a CDS encoding flagellar basal body-associated protein FliL has protein sequence MKTFITFLLACALSIPAFANEEKKEGEGEGAAPQVIYHSLTPALVGNFGAGPKLKYYKADVALRVTGADAEAKVTHHEPLIRNQLVMLFSQQTEESLATPDAKEKLRQEALKQVQQVLSDEEGQPLVEDLLFNNLILQG, from the coding sequence GTGAAAACCTTCATCACGTTTCTGCTTGCCTGCGCGCTGTCGATCCCGGCTTTCGCCAATGAGGAAAAGAAGGAAGGAGAAGGCGAGGGCGCTGCACCGCAGGTGATTTACCACAGCCTGACGCCCGCGTTGGTGGGTAACTTCGGTGCCGGGCCGAAGCTCAAGTACTACAAGGCCGATGTGGCGCTGCGAGTTACTGGCGCTGATGCCGAAGCCAAGGTTACCCATCATGAACCGTTGATTCGCAATCAACTGGTGATGCTGTTCTCTCAGCAGACCGAGGAAAGCCTGGCCACGCCGGACGCCAAGGAGAAGCTCCGCCAGGAAGCCCTCAAGCAGGTGCAGCAGGTGCTCAGCGACGAAGAAGGCCAGCCACTGGTCGAGGATCTGCTGTTCAACAATCTGATTCTGCAGGGCTGA
- a CDS encoding EVE domain-containing protein: protein MPYWLMKSEPDELSIHDLQRLGKTRWDGVRNYQARNFIRSMQEGDQFLFYHSSCPQPGVAGIARIESEPYEDPAALDAKSHYFDAKASAEKNPWTAIDVAFVEAFAHVIPLAELKAQSALQELALVQKGSRLSVMPVTEAQWTAILLLR, encoded by the coding sequence ATGCCCTATTGGCTGATGAAATCCGAACCTGACGAACTCTCGATCCACGACCTGCAGCGCCTGGGCAAAACGCGCTGGGACGGCGTGCGCAACTACCAGGCGCGCAACTTCATTCGCAGCATGCAGGAGGGCGATCAGTTCCTGTTCTATCACTCGAGCTGCCCGCAGCCAGGGGTAGCCGGAATCGCCCGCATCGAAAGCGAGCCCTATGAGGATCCCGCCGCGCTGGACGCCAAAAGCCATTACTTCGATGCCAAGGCGAGCGCGGAGAAGAACCCCTGGACAGCCATCGACGTGGCATTCGTCGAGGCCTTCGCGCACGTTATCCCACTGGCGGAGCTGAAGGCTCAGAGCGCGCTGCAGGAACTGGCGCTGGTACAGAAAGGAAGCCGCCTGTCGGTGATGCCGGTTACCGAGGCGCAGTGGACGGCGATCCTGCTGCTGCGTTGA
- a CDS encoding 5-formyltetrahydrofolate cyclo-ligase has translation MIDAKDLTRAQLRRKLRQRRRELKPAAQRRAARALYRQLAHHPLFRRARHVALYLSNDGEIDPCLLIAAAHARGKQVYLPVLKSWPRTSMVFQRIDAREKLAANRFGIPEPRRDSMRQRKVWALDLVLLPLVGFDRHGGRLGMGGGFYDRSLAYRARRKNWHKPTLLGLAHGCQQVDRLPMASWDIPLDATVTDTGWY, from the coding sequence ATGATCGACGCCAAAGACCTCACCCGCGCCCAACTGCGGCGCAAGCTGCGCCAGCGACGTCGCGAGCTGAAGCCTGCGGCCCAGCGACGTGCCGCCAGGGCGCTGTATCGACAGCTGGCGCATCACCCGCTGTTTCGCCGAGCCCGGCATGTTGCGTTGTACCTGAGCAACGACGGTGAGATCGACCCCTGCCTGCTGATCGCGGCAGCCCACGCCCGCGGCAAGCAGGTGTACCTGCCCGTCCTGAAATCCTGGCCGCGCACCAGCATGGTGTTTCAGCGTATCGATGCGCGCGAAAAGCTGGCAGCCAACCGCTTCGGCATCCCCGAGCCGCGTCGCGACAGCATGCGCCAACGCAAGGTCTGGGCACTGGATCTGGTTCTGCTGCCGCTGGTCGGCTTCGATCGCCATGGCGGGCGATTGGGCATGGGCGGCGGCTTCTACGACCGCAGCCTGGCTTATCGCGCAAGGCGCAAAAATTGGCACAAACCGACCTTGCTTGGGCTGGCCCACGGCTGTCAGCAAGTCGATCGCCTGCCCATGGCCAGCTGGGACATACCGCTGGACGCCACGGTCACCGATACAGGCTGGTACTAG
- a CDS encoding cell division protein ZapA yields MTQSNTVTVQILDKEYCIACPADERSNLQSAARYLDGKMREIRSAGKVIGADRVAVMAALNITHDLLHKQQNLDQQVSTSRDHVRDLLGRVDDALRDDADGRGV; encoded by the coding sequence ATGACCCAATCGAATACCGTTACCGTCCAGATCCTGGACAAAGAATATTGCATCGCCTGCCCAGCAGATGAGCGTAGCAACCTGCAGAGTGCCGCCCGCTACCTGGACGGCAAGATGCGTGAGATTCGCAGCGCCGGCAAAGTGATCGGTGCAGACCGTGTCGCCGTGATGGCCGCACTGAACATCACCCACGACCTGCTGCACAAACAACAGAATCTGGATCAGCAGGTTTCTACCAGCCGTGATCATGTGCGTGATCTGCTGGGCCGCGTGGACGATGCACTGCGCGATGATGCAGATGGCCGTGGCGTCTGA
- a CDS encoding TIGR02449 family protein: protein MEDADLQALTAKLELLIQRVERLKAHNRLLLESEQAWREERAHLIEKNEMARHKVESMISRLKALEQDS from the coding sequence ATGGAAGACGCCGATCTACAAGCCCTGACGGCCAAGCTGGAGTTGCTGATCCAGCGTGTCGAGCGACTCAAGGCACACAACCGCCTCTTGCTGGAAAGCGAGCAGGCGTGGCGTGAAGAACGCGCTCATCTGATCGAAAAGAACGAAATGGCTCGGCACAAGGTCGAATCGATGATTTCGCGCCTCAAAGCCCTGGAGCAGGACTCATGA
- a CDS encoding YecA/YgfB family protein — translation MPTSSSPYAAFATLLASGGTSVSPAELHGLLLGRSCAGAGFEAGPWLVDANELLGSEPPENVRQALIGLQEMVRGELTGDDVTVVLLLPSDDAPLAERAAALGQWCQGFLGGFGLTSGDAALSAEAMEVLQDLSAIAQVQNALDESEDGENDYMEVTEYLRVAPLLLFAECNKPAAPAPKPSLH, via the coding sequence ATGCCGACTTCCAGTTCTCCCTACGCTGCATTCGCCACCCTGCTCGCCAGTGGCGGCACCTCCGTTTCTCCCGCTGAACTGCACGGCCTGCTGCTGGGCCGCAGTTGCGCTGGTGCCGGCTTCGAAGCCGGTCCCTGGCTGGTTGACGCCAATGAGCTGCTCGGCAGCGAACCGCCGGAGAACGTTCGCCAGGCGTTGATCGGTCTGCAGGAGATGGTACGCGGCGAATTGACCGGTGACGATGTCACCGTCGTTCTGTTGCTGCCTTCCGACGACGCCCCACTGGCCGAACGCGCCGCCGCTCTGGGCCAGTGGTGCCAGGGCTTCCTCGGTGGTTTCGGCCTCACTTCCGGCGACGCGGCGCTGAGCGCCGAAGCCATGGAAGTGCTGCAGGATTTGTCCGCTATCGCCCAGGTGCAGAATGCCCTGGATGAGTCCGAGGACGGGGAGAACGATTACATGGAGGTCACCGAATACCTGCGTGTGGCGCCGCTGCTGCTGTTCGCCGAGTGCAACAAGCCGGCTGCCCCAGCGCCGAAACCGTCGCTGCACTGA